In Desulfoferula mesophila, the genomic window CGCCGCGCGGCAGCATCCCGAAAGAGCAACCCGAGCCCCGGCGCCGGAGGGAAAATCTATCGCGGGGAGGGATGCCCGATGCTGGAGATGATGCCGCAAAGCAGCGATACGGCCCTGGCGGTGGAGGCCAGGGGCAAGCTCACCGACACCGACTATCAACAGGTGCTCATACCCCGCCTCAGGGAGATGATCGCCAAGCAGGGCAAGGCCCGGGTGATGATGGTCATGAGCCCGGAGTTTCGGGGCTGGGAGCCCCGGGGGGCC contains:
- a CDS encoding STAS/SEC14 domain-containing protein, coding for MLEMMPQSSDTALAVEARGKLTDTDYQQVLIPRLREMIAKQGKARVMMVMSPEFRGWEPRGAWDDATFGLKHRKDFAKMALVGAPKWVRWSLDVGKHFMSGEVQSFPPEQAQEAWDWVNG